A single genomic interval of Ramlibacter sp. harbors:
- a CDS encoding YifB family Mg chelatase-like AAA ATPase codes for MSLSLVQSRALLGLEAASVTVEVHLANGLPSFTLVGLADVEVKEARERVRSALQNSGLEFPGNKKIVVNLAPADLPKDSGRFDLPIALGILAASGQIDAARLAGHEFAGELSLSGELRPVRGALAMSLALHTSGIHTRLVLPAASAEEAALVPGAQVYGARHLLDVVQQFVAELAEGEAPREGWARVQPAPASAAPVYADLADVKGQAAAKRALEIAAAGGHSLLMVGPPGSGKSMLAQRFAGLLPPMSVDEALESAAIASLGGRFTLAQWQTRPTASPHHTASAVALVGGGSPPRPGEISLAHHGVLYLDEMVEFSRASLEALREPLETGRITISRAARRADFPARFQLIGAMNPCPCGYLGATTRACRCTPDQVARYQGKLSGPLLDRIDLHVEVPTLAVDALLATPPGEATDAIRARCAAARQRATERQGHANQALAGADIDRHAALDAAGLQFLKTAAGRLGWSARSTHRALKVARTIADLAGSATTQVAHVAEAVQYRRALHAG; via the coding sequence ATGAGCTTGTCTTTGGTGCAGAGCCGTGCGCTGCTGGGCCTGGAAGCGGCCAGCGTCACCGTTGAGGTGCATCTGGCCAACGGCCTGCCCAGCTTCACGCTGGTGGGCCTGGCCGACGTGGAGGTGAAAGAGGCCCGCGAGCGGGTCCGCTCGGCGCTGCAGAACTCGGGGCTGGAGTTCCCGGGCAACAAAAAGATCGTCGTCAACCTGGCGCCAGCCGACCTGCCCAAGGACTCGGGCCGGTTCGATTTGCCCATTGCCCTGGGCATCCTGGCCGCCAGCGGCCAGATTGACGCGGCCAGGCTGGCCGGCCATGAATTTGCCGGGGAGCTCTCGCTGTCGGGCGAACTGCGGCCGGTGCGCGGCGCGCTGGCCATGAGCCTGGCGCTGCACACCAGCGGCATCCACACCCGGCTGGTGCTGCCGGCCGCCAGTGCCGAGGAGGCCGCGCTGGTGCCAGGCGCGCAGGTCTATGGTGCGCGCCACCTGCTGGACGTGGTCCAGCAGTTCGTGGCCGAGCTGGCCGAGGGCGAAGCCCCGCGCGAGGGCTGGGCCCGGGTTCAGCCCGCGCCCGCCAGCGCCGCGCCGGTGTATGCCGACCTGGCCGACGTGAAGGGGCAGGCGGCCGCCAAGCGGGCCCTGGAGATTGCCGCCGCGGGCGGCCACAGCCTGCTCATGGTGGGCCCGCCGGGCTCGGGCAAGTCCATGCTGGCGCAGCGCTTTGCGGGCCTGTTGCCACCGATGAGCGTGGACGAAGCGCTGGAGAGCGCCGCCATCGCCTCGCTGGGCGGGCGCTTCACGCTGGCGCAATGGCAGACCCGGCCCACGGCCAGCCCGCACCACACCGCCAGCGCCGTGGCGCTGGTGGGCGGCGGCTCACCGCCCCGGCCCGGCGAGATCTCGCTGGCCCACCACGGCGTGCTCTACCTTGATGAGATGGTGGAGTTTTCCAGGGCCTCGCTGGAGGCGCTGCGCGAGCCGCTGGAGACCGGCCGCATCACCATCTCGCGCGCGGCGCGGCGTGCCGACTTCCCGGCGCGCTTCCAGCTGATTGGGGCCATGAACCCCTGCCCCTGTGGCTACCTGGGCGCCACCACCCGCGCCTGCCGCTGCACGCCCGACCAGGTGGCGCGCTACCAGGGCAAGCTCAGCGGCCCGCTGCTGGACCGCATCGACCTGCATGTGGAAGTGCCCACGCTGGCGGTCGACGCCCTGCTGGCCACGCCGCCGGGCGAGGCCACCGACGCGATCCGCGCGCGCTGCGCGGCCGCGCGCCAGCGCGCCACCGAGCGCCAGGGCCATGCCAACCAGGCCCTGGCGGGCGCCGACATTGACCGCCACGCGGCGCTGGACGCGGCCGGACTGCAGTTTCTCAAGACCGCCGCGGGCCGCCTGGGCTGGAGCGCCAGATCCACCCACCGCGCCCTCAAGGTGGCGCGCACCATTGCCGACCTGGCCGGTTCGGCCACCACCCAGGTCGCGCATGTGGCCGAGGCCGTGCAGTACCGGCGGGCGCTGCACGCGGGCTGA
- a CDS encoding YihY/virulence factor BrkB family protein: protein MTLPPSLRRAARALAPLARPFMPIYRAVQLWRDADGMRMAAAMSFYGILSLAPLLVLLVALLGWWMDKAALEAGLVSQIGTVVGPQGAGVIHQTLESAREPAQGLLASVISFFILLFGATGVFGELQTAMERLWVHGTETRPASNWWHTASMRLRGVGYVLAFGFLLLVSLAMSTLLNIFSGWASASWLPLEPVMLVLNEVVAFGVCAALFVGLMRMSTGPKPGTRYLVLGACVGAALFTIGRHVLAAYLSTAAVVSAYGAAGSLVVLLMWIYFSSAILLLSAGSARALEEARWASSKAPTATTLAASSTASPSV, encoded by the coding sequence ATGACCCTTCCGCCGTCCCTGAGGCGGGCCGCCCGCGCGCTCGCGCCGCTGGCGCGGCCCTTCATGCCCATCTACCGCGCCGTCCAGCTGTGGCGCGATGCCGACGGCATGCGCATGGCCGCCGCCATGTCGTTCTACGGCATCTTGAGCCTGGCGCCGCTGCTGGTGCTGCTGGTCGCGCTGCTGGGCTGGTGGATGGACAAAGCGGCGCTCGAGGCCGGCCTGGTCTCGCAGATCGGCACGGTGGTGGGCCCGCAGGGCGCGGGCGTCATTCACCAGACGCTGGAAAGCGCGCGCGAACCGGCCCAGGGGCTGCTGGCCTCGGTCATCAGCTTCTTCATCCTGCTGTTTGGCGCCACCGGCGTGTTTGGCGAGCTGCAGACGGCCATGGAGCGGCTGTGGGTCCACGGCACCGAGACCCGCCCGGCCTCCAACTGGTGGCACACCGCGTCGATGCGGCTGCGCGGCGTGGGCTATGTGCTGGCGTTTGGCTTCTTGCTGCTGGTGTCGCTGGCCATGTCCACCCTGCTCAACATCTTCTCGGGCTGGGCCAGCGCCTCGTGGCTGCCGCTGGAGCCGGTGATGCTGGTGCTCAATGAGGTGGTGGCGTTTGGGGTGTGCGCGGCGCTGTTTGTGGGGCTGATGCGCATGAGCACCGGCCCCAAGCCCGGCACGCGCTACCTGGTGCTGGGCGCCTGCGTGGGCGCGGCGCTGTTCACCATCGGCCGGCATGTGCTGGCGGCCTACCTGTCCACCGCGGCCGTGGTCTCGGCCTATGGCGCGGCGGGTTCGCTGGTGGTGCTGCTGATGTGGATCTATTTTTCGTCGGCCATCCTGCTGCTGTCGGCCGGCAGCGCCCGTGCGCTGGAAGAAGCGCGCTGGGCCAGCAGCAAGGCGCCCACCGCCACCACGCTGGCCGCCAGCAGCACCGCCAGCCCCAGCGTGTAG
- the metH gene encoding methionine synthase, with amino-acid sequence MKLSGLEPVSVSTGSLFVNVGERTNVTGSKAFARMILNGEFEQALAVARQQVENGAQVIDVNMDEAMLDSKAAMVRFLNLIASEPDIARVPVMVDSSKWEVIEAGLRCVQGKGIVNSISMKEGVAEFKRQAALVRRYGAAAVVMAFDEKGQADTYERKVEICERAYRVLVDEVGFPPEDIIFDPNIFAIATGIEEHNNYAVDFINAARWIKQNLPGAKVSGGVSNVSFSFRGNDPVREAIHTVFLYHAIQAGMDMGIVNAGMVGVYDDLEPELRERVEDVVLNRRADAGERLVEIAETARSGAKDDSKRNEWRAGPVEQRLSHSLVHGITDFIVEDTEEVYRAILARGGRPLEVIEGPLMDGMNIVGDLFGAGKMFLPQVVKSARVMKQAVAHLLPYIEEEKRQDEAAGRDVRTKGKIIIATVKGDVHDIGKNIVTVVLQCNNFEVVNMGVMVPCHEILARAKVEGADIVGLSGLITPSLEEMQYVAGEMQKDDHFRIKKIPLLIGGATCSRVHTAVKIAPHYEGPVVYVPDASRSVSVAQSLLSDQATAYIAEVNADYDRVRTQHANKKQVPLWPLAKARANKTRVDWAGYQPPVPKVLGRRVFKNFDLTELAKYIDWGPFFQTWDLAGPFPAILKDEVVGAEAVRVYADARRMLQRAIEGRWLTANGVMALYPANSVNDDDIALYQDESRTEVALTWYGLRQQTEKQVVDGVMRPSRCLADFVAPRESGIKDYVGLFAVTAGIGAEKKAQFFMDDLDDYSAIMIKALADRLAEAFAEALHHRVRTDLWGYAPDEALSNEDMIAEKYRGIRPAPGYPACPDHSVKREMFALLQCEDIGMGVTESLAMTPAASVSGFYLGHPDSSYFNVGRIGDDQVDDQVRRRGVDASELKRLLAPNL; translated from the coding sequence ATGAAGCTGTCCGGCCTGGAGCCGGTCAGTGTCAGCACGGGCAGCCTGTTTGTCAACGTGGGTGAGCGCACCAACGTCACGGGCTCCAAGGCCTTTGCCCGCATGATCCTCAACGGCGAGTTCGAGCAGGCGCTGGCCGTGGCCCGCCAGCAGGTCGAAAACGGCGCCCAGGTGATCGACGTCAACATGGACGAGGCCATGCTCGACAGCAAGGCCGCCATGGTGCGCTTTTTGAACCTGATCGCCTCCGAGCCCGACATCGCGCGGGTGCCGGTGATGGTCGATTCATCCAAGTGGGAAGTGATCGAGGCCGGCCTGCGCTGCGTGCAGGGCAAGGGCATCGTCAACTCCATCAGCATGAAAGAGGGCGTGGCCGAGTTCAAGCGCCAGGCCGCGCTGGTGCGCCGCTATGGCGCGGCCGCCGTGGTCATGGCCTTCGACGAAAAGGGCCAGGCCGACACCTACGAGCGCAAGGTCGAGATCTGCGAGCGCGCCTACCGCGTCCTGGTGGACGAGGTGGGCTTCCCGCCCGAAGACATCATCTTCGACCCCAACATCTTCGCCATTGCCACCGGCATTGAAGAGCACAACAACTACGCGGTGGACTTCATCAATGCCGCGCGCTGGATCAAGCAGAACCTGCCGGGCGCCAAGGTCTCGGGCGGCGTGAGTAATGTGAGCTTCAGCTTCCGCGGCAACGACCCGGTGCGCGAAGCCATCCACACCGTGTTCCTGTACCACGCCATCCAGGCGGGCATGGACATGGGCATCGTCAACGCCGGCATGGTGGGCGTGTATGACGACCTGGAACCCGAGCTGCGCGAGCGTGTGGAAGACGTGGTGCTCAACCGCCGGGCCGACGCGGGCGAGCGCCTGGTCGAGATCGCCGAAACCGCCAGGAGCGGCGCCAAGGACGACAGCAAGCGCAACGAGTGGCGCGCCGGCCCGGTGGAGCAGCGGCTGAGCCACTCGCTGGTGCACGGCATCACCGACTTCATCGTCGAAGACACCGAGGAGGTGTACCGCGCCATCCTCGCGCGCGGCGGCCGGCCGCTGGAAGTGATTGAAGGCCCGCTGATGGACGGCATGAACATCGTGGGCGACCTGTTTGGCGCCGGCAAGATGTTTTTGCCGCAGGTGGTCAAGTCGGCCCGCGTGATGAAGCAGGCCGTGGCCCACCTGCTGCCCTACATCGAGGAAGAAAAGCGCCAGGACGAGGCCGCGGGCCGCGACGTGCGCACCAAGGGCAAGATCATCATCGCCACCGTCAAGGGCGACGTGCACGACATCGGCAAGAACATCGTCACCGTGGTCCTGCAGTGCAACAACTTCGAGGTGGTCAACATGGGCGTGATGGTGCCCTGCCACGAGATCCTGGCGCGCGCCAAGGTCGAAGGCGCCGACATCGTGGGCCTGAGTGGCCTGATCACGCCCAGCCTGGAGGAAATGCAATACGTGGCCGGCGAGATGCAGAAGGACGACCATTTCCGCATCAAGAAGATCCCGCTGCTCATTGGCGGCGCCACTTGCAGCCGCGTGCACACCGCCGTCAAGATCGCGCCGCACTACGAGGGCCCGGTGGTCTATGTGCCCGATGCCTCGCGCAGCGTCAGCGTGGCGCAGAGCCTGCTGAGCGACCAGGCCACGGCCTATATCGCCGAGGTCAACGCCGACTACGACCGCGTGCGCACCCAGCACGCCAACAAGAAGCAGGTGCCGCTGTGGCCGCTGGCCAAGGCGCGCGCCAACAAGACGCGCGTGGACTGGGCCGGCTATCAGCCACCCGTGCCCAAGGTGCTGGGCCGCCGCGTTTTCAAGAACTTTGACCTGACCGAGCTGGCCAAATACATCGACTGGGGCCCGTTCTTCCAGACCTGGGACCTGGCCGGCCCGTTCCCGGCCATCCTCAAGGACGAGGTGGTGGGCGCCGAGGCGGTGCGTGTCTATGCCGATGCCAGGCGCATGCTGCAGCGCGCGATCGAGGGCCGCTGGCTCACCGCCAATGGCGTGATGGCGCTGTACCCGGCCAACAGCGTGAACGACGACGACATCGCGCTGTACCAGGACGAGTCGCGCACCGAGGTGGCGCTGACCTGGTACGGCCTGCGCCAGCAGACCGAGAAGCAGGTGGTCGATGGCGTGATGCGCCCCAGCCGCTGCCTGGCCGACTTTGTGGCCCCGCGCGAGAGCGGCATCAAGGACTATGTGGGCCTGTTCGCGGTCACGGCCGGCATCGGCGCCGAGAAGAAGGCGCAGTTCTTCATGGACGACCTGGACGACTACTCGGCCATCATGATCAAGGCCCTGGCCGACCGCCTGGCCGAGGCCTTTGCCGAGGCGCTGCACCACCGCGTGCGCACCGACCTGTGGGGCTACGCGCCCGACGAGGCCCTGAGCAACGAGGACATGATTGCCGAGAAATACCGCGGCATCCGCCCCGCGCCCGGCTACCCGGCCTGCCCCGACCACAGCGTCAAGCGCGAGATGTTTGCGCTGCTGCAGTGCGAGGACATCGGCATGGGCGTGACCGAGAGCCTGGCCATGACGCCCGCGGCCAGCGTCAGCGGCTTCTACCTGGGCCACCCCGACAGCAGCTACTTCAACGTGGGCCGCATCGGCGACGACCAGGTGGACGACCAGGTGCGCCGCCGCGGCGTGGACGCGAGCGAACTCAAGCGCCTGCTCGCACCCAACCTCTGA
- a CDS encoding cyclic nucleotide-binding domain-containing protein — MFNKFFGKKPPDAPESRLPEERLRRIEGSSSADLAADMLTAPSALMQLTNEDARIVVTYMKPHKIAEGTTFIREGDVDDTGFMLLLLDGEVTVESIVVSRTEPITVTVLGPGNLIGEMGLLDGEPRSASCTAISDLRCAILTRDALNQLLNDDPRTAAKLMMAISLRIAERMRESADKLKLYAQLAQAMQEEINNLMPL; from the coding sequence ATGTTCAACAAGTTTTTCGGCAAAAAACCCCCAGATGCCCCGGAGTCGCGGCTACCCGAGGAGCGGTTGCGCAGGATCGAGGGCTCGTCCAGCGCCGACCTGGCCGCCGACATGCTCACCGCGCCCAGCGCGCTGATGCAGCTGACCAACGAGGACGCGCGGATCGTGGTCACCTACATGAAGCCGCACAAGATCGCCGAGGGCACCACCTTCATCAGGGAAGGCGACGTGGACGACACCGGCTTCATGCTGCTGCTGCTGGACGGCGAGGTGACGGTGGAATCCATCGTGGTCAGCCGCACCGAGCCCATCACCGTGACCGTGCTCGGCCCCGGCAACCTGATCGGCGAGATGGGCCTGCTTGACGGCGAGCCGCGCTCGGCCTCGTGCACCGCCATCAGCGACCTGCGCTGCGCCATCCTCACGCGCGACGCGCTGAACCAGCTGCTCAACGACGACCCGCGCACCGCCGCCAAGCTGATGATGGCCATCTCGCTGCGCATTGCCGAGCGCATGCGCGAAAGCGCCGACAAGCTCAAGCTCTACGCCCAGCTTGCGCAGGCGATGCAGGAAGAGATCAACAACTTGATGCCGTTGTAG